A portion of the Corynebacterium heidelbergense genome contains these proteins:
- a CDS encoding phosphatase PAP2 family protein — MGETRVLLGIQRALADRPGVLPTARLMSHFGEHALGWMGTAALGYTLDRRNREQWLAMGVSAFAAHAASVILKRIIRRPRPHDPRINIGVTTPSKLSFPSSHATSSTAGLVGLSRALSARWPLVGIPAMGLSRMVLGVHYPTDVALGAGLGLVTEVALGKSGVLKKFASPHHARRPHPAPGGNTGGAQPRRWLRGASHNKEDRR, encoded by the coding sequence CTGGGGGAAACCCGCGTGCTCCTCGGCATCCAACGCGCGCTTGCCGACCGCCCCGGCGTACTGCCCACTGCGCGGCTCATGAGCCACTTCGGGGAACACGCCCTCGGCTGGATGGGCACCGCAGCCCTCGGCTACACCCTGGACCGCCGAAACCGCGAGCAATGGCTGGCCATGGGGGTTAGCGCGTTTGCCGCGCACGCCGCCAGCGTGATCCTCAAGCGCATCATCCGCCGCCCCCGGCCACACGACCCCCGCATCAACATCGGCGTGACAACGCCCTCCAAGCTGAGCTTCCCCTCCTCCCACGCCACCAGCTCCACAGCCGGCCTCGTAGGACTTTCCCGGGCGCTGTCGGCGCGGTGGCCGCTGGTGGGCATCCCCGCCATGGGGCTGTCCCGCATGGTGCTGGGTGTGCATTACCCCACAGATGTAGCGCTCGGTGCGGGCCTCGGGTTGGTAACTGAGGTGGCGCTAGGTAAAAGTGGCGTCCTGAAGAAATTCGCTTCCCCGCACCATGCCCGGCGGCCCCACCCGGCCCCAGGCGGCAACACCGGTGGGGCACAACCCCGCCGATGGCTACGGGGAGCATCGCACAACAAGGAGGACAGACGGTGA
- a CDS encoding decaprenyl-phosphate phosphoribosyltransferase produces MATGSIAQQGGQTVTERTEPLLGSEPHTSGLDSRRGRETRTTMATSGPRAPRNLPEAMVKAMRPKQWVKNVLVVAAPAAAGGHLLFQGRVLLDILIAFVVFCLAASSIYLINDARDVDADRAHPTKRFRPIAAGVLPVSMAYVMAVVLILAAVGGSFLASSGPGLAIVVAVYIGLQLGYCFGWKHQPVIDIALVSSGFMLRAMAGGVAAGVVLSQWFLLVAAFGSLFMAAGKRYAELKLSLRSGAKIRKSLESYTPTYLRFVWTLAATAVVLSYALWGFDLSQQVSGHAAVWYQVSMVPFTVAILRYAADVDRGDGGAPDEIALRDRTLQLLAVAWLVTIGIAVYVIPMMG; encoded by the coding sequence ATGGCTACGGGGAGCATCGCACAACAAGGAGGACAGACGGTGACCGAGCGAACCGAGCCGCTACTGGGTTCCGAACCCCACACCTCGGGGTTGGACTCCCGGCGCGGCCGCGAGACCCGCACCACCATGGCCACATCCGGCCCCCGGGCTCCCCGCAACCTGCCCGAGGCGATGGTCAAGGCCATGCGACCCAAGCAGTGGGTCAAAAACGTGCTGGTCGTCGCCGCCCCCGCCGCGGCGGGCGGGCACCTGCTGTTCCAGGGTCGGGTGCTGCTGGATATCCTCATCGCGTTCGTGGTGTTCTGTCTGGCCGCGTCCTCCATCTACCTCATCAACGACGCCAGGGACGTGGACGCCGACCGCGCGCACCCGACGAAGCGATTCCGACCCATCGCGGCTGGAGTGCTCCCCGTATCCATGGCCTACGTCATGGCCGTAGTGCTCATCCTCGCGGCCGTCGGCGGATCCTTCCTGGCAAGCTCTGGGCCGGGACTAGCGATCGTCGTGGCCGTGTACATCGGGCTGCAACTGGGGTACTGCTTCGGGTGGAAGCACCAGCCGGTGATTGACATCGCCTTGGTGAGCTCCGGGTTTATGCTGCGCGCCATGGCCGGGGGCGTGGCCGCCGGAGTGGTGCTGAGCCAGTGGTTTTTGCTGGTGGCGGCGTTTGGGTCCCTGTTCATGGCCGCAGGGAAGCGCTACGCGGAGCTGAAGCTCTCGCTGCGGTCCGGGGCCAAGATCCGCAAGTCCCTGGAAAGCTACACGCCGACGTACCTGCGGTTCGTGTGGACTTTGGCCGCAACCGCCGTGGTGTTGAGCTACGCGCTGTGGGGTTTCGATCTTTCCCAGCAAGTCAGCGGGCACGCGGCGGTGTGGTACCAGGTGTCCATGGTGCCTTTCACCGTGGCCATCTTGCGGTACGCGGCGGACGTGGACCGGGGGGACGGGGGAGCCCCGGACGAGATCGCGCTGCGGGACCGGACCCTGCAGCTGCTGGCGGTAGCGTGGCTTGTGACGATTGGTATCGCGGTGTACGTCATTCCCATGATGGGTTGA
- a CDS encoding alpha/beta hydrolase yields the protein MGQDIKVQIKPAAQGGDAGLYLLDGMRANDDWSGWTKLGHGVDLFADDNVTVVMPVGGAAQFYTDWQQPFSGSNGPKNPKWETFLTQELPAYLKQNFQVSPANNAVAGISMGGTAAMNLAAWHRNQFKQATSISGYLNPTWPGMYTGLQIAMNDTSPGARVGDMWGSPIDPARFRNDPMWHAPNFAGMPLYLSAATGIPTTREDFIQDPLGVTVGVNLEWMSHNSTTRFEVASRLAGASVTTSYPLTGVHNWPYWRTELQRARPQILSALDAGGAPAPFGCATGCLGFSGPVSIGEAFAPQS from the coding sequence ATGGGTCAAGATATTAAGGTCCAGATCAAGCCTGCTGCTCAAGGTGGCGACGCCGGTCTGTACCTCCTCGATGGCATGCGCGCCAATGACGATTGGAGCGGGTGGACGAAGCTAGGCCACGGTGTCGATTTATTTGCCGACGATAATGTAACGGTAGTAATGCCCGTTGGTGGAGCTGCCCAGTTTTACACGGACTGGCAACAACCCTTCAGCGGGTCTAACGGTCCCAAGAACCCCAAGTGGGAGACTTTCCTGACACAGGAACTGCCTGCATACCTCAAGCAAAACTTCCAGGTTTCCCCGGCGAACAATGCCGTGGCCGGAATCTCGATGGGCGGCACTGCGGCGATGAACCTGGCAGCGTGGCACCGGAACCAATTCAAGCAAGCAACCTCTATCTCCGGTTACCTCAACCCGACCTGGCCTGGGATGTACACCGGTCTCCAGATCGCCATGAATGACACTTCGCCTGGTGCCCGGGTGGGGGATATGTGGGGGTCCCCGATTGATCCGGCTCGATTCCGCAACGACCCGATGTGGCACGCGCCCAATTTCGCCGGGATGCCCCTGTACCTTTCCGCCGCTACCGGAATACCCACCACCCGGGAAGACTTCATCCAGGACCCCCTAGGGGTGACTGTAGGCGTGAACCTGGAATGGATGTCCCACAACTCCACAACTCGCTTCGAGGTTGCCAGCCGTCTGGCGGGCGCCAGTGTTACTACTAGCTATCCGCTGACAGGCGTACACAACTGGCCCTATTGGCGCACTGAACTACAGCGTGCTCGCCCGCAGATACTATCCGCCCTCGATGCTGGCGGGGCTCCCGCCCCCTTTGGGTGCGCCACCGGCTGCCTGGGCTTCTCCGGCCCCGTGAGCATCGGCGAAGCCTTCGCGCCGCAGTCATAG
- a CDS encoding alpha/beta hydrolase-fold protein, producing the protein MRLTATYSRYSRRARAAAVALPLSLALAVPMAPSAGAQAGSSRPPGSGTDYLIPGNPPPRTPINTTDQDLPGLPPGVDVEKVEWITDRWANVYIKSVAMPGSPIKVQMLLARDWYSQPNKSFPTVWALDGLRARDDESGWTLATNIAAFYADKNVNVVLPVGGQSSFYSDWQQPDNGKFYKWETFLTRELPPILAKGWRSTDQRAIVGLSMGGTAAVNIAERHPEMFQFVGSLSGYLDTTSPGMPQAIGYATNDGGGYDAQKMWGPYGSQDWVDHDPKLGIEQLKGKTVYISSGNGNAGAYDAPGVLPGVPANTTGMGLEIMSRLTSQTFVNRAQGKGLNLVTAFRPSGTHNWPYWQFEMTQAWPHIADSLKLAPEDRGASCVAGGAIGARAGQFRDQIGECISPEYDGAPNKTRNEPGKIQDFRGGRAYWSPATDAHFLWGRIGARYSELGATTSWLGYPKGEEVSVANGRGRYVEFENGNIYWTPETGAVDVKKDIMDKWGETGYENGPLGFPTGPEKAVEGGAVQQFENGVIVRKNGAPGQPAQLNYVQGLIAQKYMEIGGPTSPLGFPTTGELNINGGKFSRFEKGSIYWSAPTGAHYILNGPIYDAWGKEQWENGRFGYPTNDQAGVPGGEEVQFQRGKIRFINDQIQLDPPR; encoded by the coding sequence ATGCGCTTGACCGCCACATACTCCCGCTATTCTCGCCGGGCGCGAGCAGCCGCCGTCGCGCTGCCACTATCTCTCGCGCTGGCTGTTCCAATGGCGCCGAGTGCCGGAGCGCAGGCGGGTTCCTCCCGTCCTCCGGGATCTGGTACCGACTACCTGATCCCCGGCAACCCGCCGCCGCGCACCCCGATCAACACAACGGACCAGGATCTACCCGGTTTGCCCCCCGGAGTGGACGTGGAGAAAGTCGAGTGGATCACCGACCGCTGGGCCAACGTCTACATTAAGTCCGTAGCAATGCCCGGTAGTCCGATCAAGGTTCAAATGCTGTTGGCCCGTGACTGGTATTCCCAGCCGAACAAGAGCTTCCCTACAGTGTGGGCCCTCGATGGCCTCCGGGCCCGCGACGATGAATCCGGATGGACGCTGGCAACCAACATCGCCGCCTTCTATGCGGACAAGAACGTCAACGTCGTGCTTCCGGTCGGTGGACAGTCATCCTTCTACTCCGACTGGCAGCAACCGGACAACGGCAAGTTTTATAAGTGGGAGACCTTCCTCACCCGCGAACTCCCCCCGATCCTGGCCAAGGGCTGGCGATCCACCGACCAGCGGGCCATCGTGGGCCTGTCCATGGGTGGTACCGCCGCAGTAAATATTGCCGAGCGGCACCCGGAGATGTTCCAGTTCGTCGGCTCCCTGTCCGGTTACCTGGACACCACCAGCCCGGGTATGCCCCAGGCCATCGGCTACGCCACCAACGACGGCGGTGGATACGACGCCCAGAAGATGTGGGGCCCCTATGGTTCCCAGGACTGGGTGGACCACGATCCCAAGCTCGGCATCGAGCAGCTCAAGGGCAAGACGGTCTACATTTCCAGTGGTAACGGCAACGCCGGTGCCTATGACGCCCCCGGCGTGCTGCCCGGCGTTCCGGCAAACACCACGGGCATGGGCTTGGAGATCATGTCCCGGTTGACTAGCCAGACCTTCGTCAACCGGGCCCAGGGCAAGGGGTTGAACCTCGTTACCGCCTTCCGTCCTTCCGGCACGCACAACTGGCCGTACTGGCAGTTCGAGATGACCCAGGCTTGGCCTCACATTGCGGACTCTTTGAAGCTGGCACCCGAGGACCGGGGCGCGTCATGCGTCGCCGGCGGAGCCATCGGTGCCCGGGCAGGGCAGTTCCGGGATCAGATCGGCGAGTGCATCTCCCCGGAGTACGACGGTGCTCCGAACAAGACCCGCAACGAGCCCGGCAAGATCCAGGATTTCCGCGGTGGGCGTGCGTACTGGTCCCCCGCAACGGATGCGCACTTCTTGTGGGGTCGCATCGGCGCTCGCTACTCAGAGCTGGGTGCCACGACTTCTTGGCTGGGCTACCCCAAGGGCGAGGAGGTGAGCGTTGCCAACGGACGTGGCCGGTACGTTGAGTTCGAGAATGGCAACATTTACTGGACTCCCGAAACCGGTGCCGTTGATGTGAAGAAAGACATCATGGACAAGTGGGGTGAAACTGGTTACGAGAATGGACCGCTCGGTTTCCCAACCGGCCCTGAAAAGGCAGTCGAGGGTGGAGCTGTTCAGCAGTTCGAGAATGGTGTGATCGTTCGAAAGAACGGTGCCCCGGGGCAACCCGCACAGCTCAACTACGTGCAAGGCCTCATCGCCCAGAAGTACATGGAGATTGGCGGCCCGACCAGCCCGCTAGGATTCCCAACCACTGGCGAGCTCAACATCAACGGCGGCAAGTTTAGCCGCTTCGAGAAGGGCTCCATTTACTGGTCCGCGCCGACCGGTGCTCACTACATCCTCAACGGCCCCATCTACGATGCTTGGGGTAAGGAGCAGTGGGAGAACGGCCGATTCGGCTACCCGACCAATGACCAGGCCGGTGTCCCCGGGGGTGAAGAAGTACAGTTCCAGCGCGGGAAGATCCGGTTCATCAACGACCAAATCCAGCTCGACCCGCCGCGCTAA
- a CDS encoding DUF732 domain-containing protein — protein sequence MTAASRHADRRTAAKALTALAMGASLFLAGCGDGSTVDNSASSVASTSAASSAASSDSGSASGSPAAPEQNRPTGGSSDAQDGSVSQVEAAPGSAPRSPEERDFLSDLRRGGVDLGKVEGASSPGGLEDQIIASGRAECRAKQEGSPTIFTGMAAGQLQAQGVIPDTEFDKTQKILMDAAQAHLCR from the coding sequence GTGACTGCCGCATCCCGCCACGCCGATCGACGTACCGCCGCTAAGGCCCTGACTGCTCTTGCCATGGGTGCTTCGCTGTTCCTCGCCGGTTGTGGCGATGGCAGCACGGTAGACAACTCCGCAAGTTCTGTCGCGTCCACTTCGGCGGCCAGCTCCGCAGCGTCCTCCGACTCGGGGAGCGCCAGCGGCTCCCCTGCCGCCCCCGAACAGAACCGTCCCACCGGCGGATCCTCCGACGCGCAGGATGGGTCTGTTTCACAGGTGGAGGCGGCCCCAGGCTCTGCGCCCCGGTCCCCGGAGGAGCGGGATTTTCTTTCCGATCTCCGCCGTGGTGGGGTGGACCTTGGAAAGGTTGAGGGTGCATCTTCTCCGGGCGGCCTAGAGGATCAGATCATCGCTTCTGGCCGCGCTGAGTGCCGTGCCAAGCAGGAGGGGTCCCCGACTATCTTCACCGGCATGGCTGCAGGCCAGCTGCAGGCTCAAGGGGTGATCCCGGATACCGAGTTCGATAAGACCCAAAAGATCCTCATGGATGCCGCGCAAGCGCATCTGTGCCGGTAG
- a CDS encoding cutinase family protein, translating to MKKLLTVLAVVFVVLVILAGAVHWASTRNEQPAAPGGQPAPPGEQAAPTNPPGCVDYEVVAIPGTWESRVDDDPNAPKANPNSLMLGITGPLQAEVSADRVKVWTVPYTAQFRNFNAQQEKTYDESRDEGMQRASAELQATHQACPGTKFVLMGFSQGAVIAGDLSSNIGNGRGPVPADSVAGVSLIADGRQELTKGKLIGKQGITGVGAEIALAPVGGLIQGIIPGATMRGPRPDGFGELNDRVNNFCAPADLVCDAPRDVGNALQRAQDLVGANAVHAQYATNGTVVDGQTVPQYVLGWARDLVNQPLR from the coding sequence ATGAAGAAACTCCTCACCGTCCTCGCCGTGGTGTTTGTGGTCCTAGTCATTCTCGCCGGGGCAGTGCACTGGGCCTCCACCCGCAACGAGCAACCCGCTGCCCCCGGCGGGCAGCCGGCGCCCCCCGGGGAGCAGGCGGCCCCTACCAATCCCCCCGGATGCGTGGATTACGAGGTTGTGGCCATCCCCGGCACCTGGGAATCCCGCGTAGATGACGATCCCAATGCGCCTAAGGCCAACCCCAACTCCCTCATGCTGGGCATCACTGGCCCACTCCAGGCAGAGGTATCCGCGGATCGGGTGAAGGTGTGGACCGTGCCATACACCGCCCAATTCCGAAACTTCAACGCTCAGCAGGAGAAGACTTACGACGAGTCCCGCGACGAGGGCATGCAGAGGGCTTCCGCGGAACTACAGGCCACGCACCAGGCCTGCCCGGGTACGAAATTCGTGTTGATGGGTTTCAGCCAGGGTGCCGTGATCGCCGGTGACCTTTCCAGCAATATTGGCAATGGTCGTGGTCCCGTCCCGGCCGACTCCGTCGCGGGTGTCTCCCTCATCGCCGATGGCCGCCAGGAACTGACAAAGGGCAAGCTGATCGGAAAGCAGGGTATCACCGGCGTGGGAGCGGAAATCGCCCTTGCCCCGGTCGGTGGGCTCATCCAGGGCATCATCCCTGGGGCCACGATGCGCGGCCCCCGCCCGGATGGTTTCGGGGAACTTAACGACCGGGTGAACAACTTCTGTGCACCAGCCGACCTTGTGTGCGACGCTCCGAGGGATGTGGGCAATGCCCTCCAGCGAGCTCAGGACCTGGTTGGAGCGAATGCTGTCCACGCCCAGTACGCCACCAACGGCACGGTGGTCGACGGCCAGACGGTACCGCAGTACGTGCTGGGTTGGGCACGAGATTTGGTCAACCAGCCGCTGCGTTAA